TGACCTGGTCAAGCTCGACCGATCCCGACATCTCCGCGGGATCTTCCAGAATCCTTCCGGCAGTCCTTCTCCCCGACGGAAGACTGGTATTGGATTTGTGGATTCTTTTGTCTCCTTCGTCTCCTTGATGCCGCAGAGTCGTTTGCCCTTGCTCGGGTTGTTACGCATGATGGTGATGCGGGGAGGCCGTTGGGCCTCCCCGGTCTCGTGGTTGGGCGGCGCATGAATCGGTTCGCCTCGCGCTCCGGCCGCTTGTGCCTCCTGGGGGGCGCGCTCGTGGCCGCGGCCGTGTGGGGATCCGCCATTTTTTGGGGCGGCGGGCGGACCGAATCCCCGGTCCGGCCTTTTTCCGGCATCCGCCAAGAGGTGACCGGCGTCCAGTACGTGGAAGAGGATCCGGCGCGGGGCACACGGCTGGTGGTGGAGGCGGCGCGGTCGGTGACCCGGGACGGGCGGGTGGGGAAGCTCTTTCGCACGCCCCTGAAGCCCGAGGTGACCCTTGAAGGGGTGCGGGTGGAGTTGTCGGACCGGCAGGGGCGCACGCTCCGGGCGCGGGCCGCGCGGGGGCGGCTCGATCCCAGGGTCTGGAGAGTGGAGTTGAAAGCCCCTCGCGAGGTGTCACTCGGCCGGACCCCGCTTCGGGCAGGGGTTGTTACGGTGGCGCGGGACGGCCGGGTTGGGTTTCCGCAAGGCCTGGGCCTGGAAACCGGGCCTCTGGCCCGCCGGTTCGAGGGCACGCTGGCCGAGTTGGAAGCGCTCGTGACCCAGGGGCCCCGGAGGGTGGCGGCCCCCCCGGCGAAATCGCGGCCGGAGCGGTTGACCCCCCAGGGACGCCCTGGTAGACTCCGGCGCCAACCGGAGACCGGGGGCCCGTAGGAGCATCGATGTCGGATCCGTTTCACCCCGCAACCCGAGACGAAACCTTCTCCGCCCAGGCGAGAAGGTTTTTTTTTGAGTTCGGGCGAGGCCGGTCCCCCCTCCAGCTTCCTAGCCTTCCAGCCTTCTAGCCAAAGGGTCCTCCCATGGCCGAGACCTACCGCAGGGTGCTCCTGAACGCTGATGCCGTGCGCCGGAGCCTGGCGCGCATGGCTCTGGAGATCCTTGAGCGCAACCGGGGCACCCAGGGCCTGGCCCTGGTGGGGATCGTGCGCCGGGGCGACCGGCTGGCCCGCCGGATCGCCGATCACATCCGCAAGGCCGAGGGGGTCGAGGTGCCGGTGGGCCGGCTCGACATCACCCTGTACCGGGACGACCTGGGCCGCAAGGGGGCCCCGCCGCCCCTGGGGCCCACGGACATCCCGTTCTCCCTGGACGACCGGGTGGTGGTGCTGGTGGACGACGTGCTCTACACCGGCCGCACGGTGCGGGCCGCGTTGGACGCCCTGGTGGACCTGGGCCGGCCCCGGGCCATCCAGCTCGCCGTGCTGGTGGACCGGGGACACCGGGAGTTGCCGATCCAGCCCGACTACGTGGGCCATGCCGAGCCCACCCGGCCGGAGGAGGAGATCGAGGTCCGGGTGGGCGACGACCCGTCCGACGACGCCGTGTTCCTGGTGGAACCGGGCTGGGACGAAGGGGAGGTCTGATCCGGTGGAGTTCCAGCGCAAGGACCTGGTGGCCATCGAGCCCCTGGCGCCCGAGGAGATCGTGCACATCCTCGACACGGCCGAGGGGTTCCTGGAGGTGTCGCGCCGGGAGGTGAAGAAGGTGCCGGCGCTGCGGGGCAAGACCGTGGTGAACGGGTTCTTCGAGCCGTCCACCCGCACGCGGCTCTCGTTCGAGATCGCGGAGAAGCGGCTCTCGGCCGACACCGTGAACTTCTCGGCCTCCACCAGCTCGGTGAAGAAGGGCGAGACCCTGCTGGACACCGTGAGGAACATCGAGGCCATGGTGCCCGACGCGGTGGTGATCCGCCACGGCGCGGCCGGCGCGGCCGAGTTCGTGGCCCGGCGGCTCGGGTGCTCGGTGATCAACGCGGGCGACGGCCGGCACGAGCATCCGACCCAGGCCCTGCTGGACCTGTTTACGATCCGTCGGCGCAAGGGCCGGATCGAGGGGCTCACGGTCACGATCGTGGGCGACATCGCCAACAGCCGGGTGGCCCGGTCCAACATCCACGCCCTCACCAAGCTGGGTGCCCGGGTGCGGGTGTGCGGCCCGCCGACCATGCTGCCGCCCCAGGTGGAGCGGATGGGGGTGGAGGCCTACACCCGGGTGGCCGAGGCCGTGGCCGGAGCCGACGTGGTCATGGCCCTGCGCATCCAGAAGGAGCGCTTGGGCCGAGCCGTGTTCCCGTCGGACCGGGAGTACGCCCGGGTGTTCGGCCTGAACTCGCGGGTGCTCGAGGGGGCGGCGGCCGACGCGATCGTCATGCACCCGGGGCCCATGAACCGGGGGGTGGAGATCACCTCCGAGCTGGCCGACGGCCCCCGGTCGGTGATCCTCGAACAGGTGGAGCACGGGGTGGCGGTGCGCATGGCCGTGCTGTACCTGCTGTTGGGCGGCGGGAGGTCGGAATGGACTTCGTGATCCGCGGCGGCCACGTGATCGACCCGGCCTCGGGCCTGGATGCCCCCCGGGACGTGGCCGTGGCCGAAGGAAAGATCCTGGCGGTGGAGCCCTCGATCGACCCGGGTTCCGCACCCGTGGTGGACGCCTCGGGCCTGTGGGTGCTGCCGGGGCTGATCGACATCCACGTGCACCTCAGGGAGCCGGGCCAGGAGTACAAGGAGGACGTGGCCTCGGGCACCCGCGCCGCCGCGGCCGGCGGGTTCACGGCGGTGGCGGCCATGCCCAACACCCGGCCGGTGAACGACAACGCGGAGGTGACCCGGTACGTCTTGGAGAAGGCCCGCCGGCGGGGCGTGTGCCGGGTGTACCCGGTGGGGGCGATCTCCAAGGGCCTGCGGGGCGAGGACCTGGCCGAGATCGGGGAGCTGGCCGAGGCCGGGTGCGTGGCCGTGACGGACGACGGCCACCCGGTGTCGTCGAGCCTGCTGATGCGCCGGGCCCTGGAGTACGCCTCGGCCTTCGGCGTGGTGGTGGTGAGCCACTGCGAGGACCTGGACCTGGCCCGGGGAGGGGCCATGAACGAGGGCCTGGCCTCGGCCTACCTGGGCCTGCCGGCCGTGCCGGCCGAGGCCGAGGAGATCCAGGTGGCCCGGGATCTGCTGCTGGCGCGCCGCACCGGCGGCCGGCTCCACCTGGCCCACCTGTCCACCCGGGGGTCCATGAAGCTGCTGCGCTACGCCAAGCGCATGGGCCTGCCGGTGACCGGCGAGACCGCGCCCCACTACTTCACCCTGACCGAGGACGCGGTGCGGTCCTTCGACACCCACGCCAAGATGAACCCGCCCCTGAGGGAGATCGCCGACGTGGAGGCCGTGCAGAAGGCCCTGCGCCGGGGCGTGGTGGACGCGGTGGCCACGGATCACGCCCCCCACGCCCCGGACGAGAAGGAGGTGGAGTTCGAGGCCGCGCCCAACGGGGTGATCGGGCTGGAGACCAGCCTGGGGGTCACGCTGCGGCTGGTGCACCACGGCCTGCTGGATCGGGTGCGGGCCGTGGCCGCCCTGACGTGGGGGCCGGCCCGGGCCCTGGGCCTTCCCGGCGGCACCCTTGCCCCGGGCGGGCCGGCCGACATCACCTTGGTGGATCCCGAGGTTCGGTGGACCGTGGACCCGGCGGCGTTCTTCTCGAAGTCGCGCAACTGCCCGTTCGCGGGCATGGAC
This is a stretch of genomic DNA from Deferrisoma camini S3R1. It encodes these proteins:
- a CDS encoding dihydroorotase, with product MDFVIRGGHVIDPASGLDAPRDVAVAEGKILAVEPSIDPGSAPVVDASGLWVLPGLIDIHVHLREPGQEYKEDVASGTRAAAAGGFTAVAAMPNTRPVNDNAEVTRYVLEKARRRGVCRVYPVGAISKGLRGEDLAEIGELAEAGCVAVTDDGHPVSSSLLMRRALEYASAFGVVVVSHCEDLDLARGGAMNEGLASAYLGLPAVPAEAEEIQVARDLLLARRTGGRLHLAHLSTRGSMKLLRYAKRMGLPVTGETAPHYFTLTEDAVRSFDTHAKMNPPLREIADVEAVQKALRRGVVDAVATDHAPHAPDEKEVEFEAAPNGVIGLETSLGVTLRLVHHGLLDRVRAVAALTWGPARALGLPGGTLAPGGPADITLVDPEVRWTVDPAAFFSKSRNCPFAGMDLRGRAVGTIVGGRTVYWNGRILAENLETAERLPT
- a CDS encoding aspartate carbamoyltransferase catalytic subunit codes for the protein MEFQRKDLVAIEPLAPEEIVHILDTAEGFLEVSRREVKKVPALRGKTVVNGFFEPSTRTRLSFEIAEKRLSADTVNFSASTSSVKKGETLLDTVRNIEAMVPDAVVIRHGAAGAAEFVARRLGCSVINAGDGRHEHPTQALLDLFTIRRRKGRIEGLTVTIVGDIANSRVARSNIHALTKLGARVRVCGPPTMLPPQVERMGVEAYTRVAEAVAGADVVMALRIQKERLGRAVFPSDREYARVFGLNSRVLEGAAADAIVMHPGPMNRGVEITSELADGPRSVILEQVEHGVAVRMAVLYLLLGGGRSEWTS
- the pyrR gene encoding bifunctional pyr operon transcriptional regulator/uracil phosphoribosyltransferase PyrR translates to MAETYRRVLLNADAVRRSLARMALEILERNRGTQGLALVGIVRRGDRLARRIADHIRKAEGVEVPVGRLDITLYRDDLGRKGAPPPLGPTDIPFSLDDRVVVLVDDVLYTGRTVRAALDALVDLGRPRAIQLAVLVDRGHRELPIQPDYVGHAEPTRPEEEIEVRVGDDPSDDAVFLVEPGWDEGEV